The Oncorhynchus tshawytscha isolate Ot180627B linkage group LG12, Otsh_v2.0, whole genome shotgun sequence genome includes a window with the following:
- the gas1a gene encoding growth arrest-specific protein 1a: protein MASFEALAHSSRMLVWPVGCVFLFLGCLSVASSSHSRRLICWQAIMNCQTEPGCHYAYGQYMQACAAVLRGDRKRCPSHCISSLVQLNLTKNGPALEDCSCASDPICRNTKRAIEPCLPRTSNMGCTEARMQCERDQPCSSAMRDYLIYCGKLFSGATCTNACRNVIADMRKIPKAELLDSCVCDGTERTICEYVKISMKNLCFEAPVTVEDGSGSEDYEEDDGDFPVSEPEFVGRSAGSGGSAVGTCGVVTTVTASVLILLVPLL, encoded by the coding sequence ATGGCCAGTTTTGAGGCTTTGGCTCACAGCTCCCGCATGTTGGTGTGGCCTGTcggttgtgtgtttttgtttttgggCTGCTTATCGGTGGCATCCTCCTCCCACAGCCGCAGGTTAATCTGCTGGCAGGCCATCATGAACTGTCAGACTGAGCCTGGGTGCCATTACGCATATGGACAGTACATGCAGGCGTGCGCTGCTGTTCTGAGAGGGGACAGGAAGAGGTGTCCCAGTCACTGCATCTCCTCTCTGGTGCAGCTCAACCTGACGAAGAACGGGCCTGCGCTTGAGGACTGCAGCTGTGCTTCGGACCCCATCTGCCGGAACACCAAGCGGGCCATCGAGCCGTGCCTCCCCAGGACTAGCAACATGGGCTGCACCGAGGCCCGGATGCAGTGTGAAAGAGACCAGCCGTGCAGCTCTGCCATGCGAGACTATTTAATCTACTGCGGGAAGCTTTTCAGCGGGGCAACTTGCACGAATGCTTGTCGGAATGTGATTGCAGACATGCGCAAAATACCCAAAGCGGAGCTGTTGGATTCATGCGTGTGCGACGGGACCGAGAGGACCATCTGCGAGTATGTCAAGATTAGCATGAAGAACCTGTGCTTCGAAGCTCCTGTGACGGTGGAGGACGGCAGCGGGTCAGAGGACTACGAGGAAGATGATGGGGACTTCCCGGTGTCAGAACCAGAGTTCGTGGGGAGGAGCGCCGGTTCAGGTGGCTCTGCTGTGGGAACCTGTGGTGTTGTGACAACGGTGACTGCATCTGTCCTGATTCTACTAGTGCCTCTTCTTTAA